In one Verrucomicrobiales bacterium genomic region, the following are encoded:
- a CDS encoding glycosyl hydrolase, with product MPLHLRTDLTPSNLRPDVLRLFELSARKIQSLNRTWKPSQGTPVFTRAGRYTSRGWTEWTQGFQYGACLLQFDAVGGEKFLELGRSGTVEHMATHVSHVGVHDHGFNNVSTYGNLRRLMREGRIPHDREAMNFYELALKVSGAVQAARWTELPKGQGFIYSFNGPHSLFIDTMRSLRSLAIAHQLGHPLMAERDRKISLLQRLVQHALTTADYAVYFGQGRDAYDVPGRVAHESIFNLNDGSYRCPNSQQGYSPFTTWTRGLAWALLGFAEQLEFLSQWDEPEIVTPAVLRRFEQTAMAAAERYLEDCCTDGIPVWDTGAPQLHRLGAYAQRASDPYNAWEPVDSSAAAIAAQGFLVLGRHLIAKRRLAIGRRYHAAGLTIARTLFRDPYLSVQDKHQGLILHSIYHRPNGWDYIVKGQKVPNGESSMWGDYHARELGLLILREAEGKPALRFWA from the coding sequence ATGCCGCTGCATCTCCGAACCGACTTAACCCCGTCGAACCTACGGCCGGACGTCCTACGTCTCTTCGAACTGTCCGCGCGGAAGATTCAGTCACTTAACCGGACCTGGAAGCCCTCCCAGGGCACCCCGGTCTTCACCCGCGCCGGCCGCTACACGAGTCGAGGCTGGACGGAATGGACTCAGGGATTCCAATACGGAGCCTGCCTGCTCCAATTCGATGCGGTGGGCGGGGAGAAATTCCTCGAGCTTGGCCGCAGCGGAACCGTGGAGCACATGGCGACGCACGTGTCCCATGTGGGAGTGCATGACCACGGCTTCAACAATGTGTCCACTTACGGAAACCTGAGGCGCCTGATGCGCGAAGGCAGGATCCCCCACGACCGGGAAGCGATGAATTTCTATGAGCTGGCGCTCAAGGTGTCGGGAGCCGTCCAAGCCGCTCGCTGGACCGAGTTGCCCAAGGGGCAAGGTTTCATTTACTCCTTCAACGGTCCCCATTCGCTGTTCATCGATACCATGCGATCCTTGCGATCCCTGGCCATCGCCCATCAGCTCGGTCATCCGCTCATGGCGGAACGCGACCGGAAGATCTCCCTCTTGCAGCGCCTGGTCCAGCACGCGCTCACGACCGCCGACTACGCGGTTTACTTTGGCCAGGGGCGGGATGCCTACGATGTGCCGGGGCGAGTCGCTCACGAGTCCATCTTCAACCTCAACGACGGCAGCTACCGCTGTCCCAATTCACAACAAGGCTACTCCCCCTTCACCACCTGGACCCGCGGTCTGGCGTGGGCGCTGCTGGGTTTTGCCGAGCAGCTGGAGTTCCTGAGCCAATGGGATGAGCCGGAGATCGTGACCCCGGCTGTGCTCCGTCGGTTTGAGCAGACCGCGATGGCCGCAGCGGAACGTTACTTGGAGGACTGCTGCACCGACGGAATCCCCGTCTGGGACACGGGTGCGCCGCAGTTGCACCGGCTCGGTGCCTACGCCCAGCGCGCCTCCGACCCCTACAACGCGTGGGAGCCGGTCGACAGCTCAGCCGCAGCGATCGCCGCGCAAGGATTTCTGGTGCTCGGCCGACATCTGATCGCCAAACGCCGCCTAGCAATCGGCCGGCGCTACCACGCCGCGGGCCTGACGATCGCCCGCACACTCTTCCGGGACCCCTATCTCAGCGTGCAGGACAAGCACCAAGGCCTGATCCTTCACTCCATTTACCATCGTCCGAACGGATGGGACTACATCGTCAAGGGGCAAAAGGTTCCCAACGGCGAGAGCTCCATGTGGGGCGACTATCACGCCCGCGAACTCGGCCTGCTCATCCTCCGCGAAGCCGAGGGAAAACCCGCCCTGCGCTTTTGGGCCTGA
- the mtnP gene encoding S-methyl-5'-thioadenosine phosphorylase, whose translation MSHKIGIIGGSGLYHIEGFTQQKWVKVKTPFGPPSDDLLTGKLAGREVVFLPRHARGHRILPSELNHRANIWAMKKLGVQWVISVSAVGSLQKKYHPCDIVLVNQFIDRTKRSFEHTFFGQGIVAHVAFADPICEELRRLLLKSAQACGARVHDGGTYVNMEGPAFSTRAESLTNHKLGYDVIGMTNLGEAKCAREAELAYATMAMVTDYDCWKVDEAHVTVEMVIENLRHNAEQAKAILLETIPMIPKEPGWPCHHALQNAIMTDPKLWPKKTVRNLGPILAGHRT comes from the coding sequence ATGAGCCACAAAATCGGAATCATCGGCGGCAGCGGATTGTATCATATCGAAGGCTTTACCCAACAAAAGTGGGTAAAGGTCAAAACACCGTTCGGTCCTCCGTCCGACGATCTGCTCACGGGGAAGCTCGCCGGCCGCGAGGTCGTCTTCCTGCCACGCCATGCCCGCGGCCATCGTATCCTCCCCAGCGAGCTGAACCATCGCGCCAATATCTGGGCGATGAAGAAACTAGGCGTTCAATGGGTGATCAGCGTCAGCGCGGTGGGCTCGCTGCAGAAGAAATATCATCCCTGCGATATCGTCCTGGTGAACCAATTCATCGACCGCACAAAGCGCTCCTTCGAACACACGTTCTTCGGCCAAGGCATCGTCGCGCATGTGGCGTTCGCGGATCCGATTTGTGAGGAGCTTCGAAGGCTCCTGCTCAAATCCGCTCAAGCCTGCGGCGCCCGAGTCCACGACGGAGGCACCTACGTCAACATGGAGGGGCCTGCCTTCAGCACCCGGGCCGAATCCCTGACCAATCACAAGTTGGGCTACGACGTCATCGGCATGACCAACCTGGGGGAGGCGAAGTGCGCGCGCGAGGCCGAACTGGCCTACGCCACCATGGCCATGGTGACCGATTACGATTGCTGGAAGGTCGACGAAGCCCATGTCACGGTGGAGATGGTGATCGAGAATCTGCGTCACAATGCTGAACAAGCGAAAGCGATTTTGCTCGAGACCATCCCGATGATTCCCAAGGAGCCTGGCTGGCCGTGCCATCACGCGCTGCAAAACGCCATCATGACAGATCCTAAACTCTGGCCCAAAAAGACCGTCCGCAATCTGGGTCCCATCCTAGCAGGCCATCGGACTTAG
- a CDS encoding DUF2959 domain-containing protein, which yields MFSRCARSFGFLVAATVLLCGCSTVYYSAWEKLGVEKRDLLKKRVIEARDEQKEAGAEFKDAMTRLKEMTGFDGGKLEKAYQGLKSDFDSCNSQAETVRKRIRDMETVARDLFAEWEKEIVQISTPSLQANSREQLRSTKERYESLHSTLVSAEQSMAPVLTQFKDYVLYLKHNLNAQAIASLKGEATNVQNEIGRLISQMNASIAKADEFVKSMP from the coding sequence ATGTTTTCAAGGTGCGCGCGTTCCTTCGGTTTCCTCGTGGCGGCGACCGTGCTGCTCTGCGGCTGCAGCACGGTTTATTACAGCGCGTGGGAGAAGCTGGGAGTGGAAAAGCGCGACCTGCTCAAAAAGCGCGTCATCGAGGCGCGGGACGAGCAGAAGGAGGCGGGAGCGGAGTTCAAGGACGCGATGACGCGGCTGAAAGAGATGACCGGTTTTGACGGCGGCAAATTGGAAAAGGCCTACCAGGGGCTGAAGTCTGATTTTGACTCGTGTAACAGCCAGGCTGAGACTGTTCGGAAGCGGATTCGCGATATGGAAACCGTCGCTCGGGACCTATTCGCGGAATGGGAGAAGGAGATCGTGCAGATTAGCACTCCGTCCCTGCAAGCGAACAGCCGGGAGCAGCTCCGCTCGACCAAGGAGCGTTATGAGAGCCTGCACTCCACGCTCGTGAGCGCGGAGCAGAGCATGGCGCCCGTGCTCACGCAGTTTAAGGACTACGTGCTGTATCTTAAGCACAACCTCAACGCTCAGGCCATTGCGTCGCTCAAAGGTGAGGCTACCAATGTTCAGAACGAGATTGGACGGTTGATCTCCCAGATGAACGCCTCGATAGCGAAGGCGGACGAGTTCGTGAAGTCGATGCCCTAG
- a CDS encoding 3-ketoacyl-ACP reductase, with the protein MASTSNPAALITGASRGIGRGIALALAQTGHDLLINYAQDQKAAEQTAVDCRAAAAARQQRIRAEICQSDISQASDRERLIAVHREQFGRLDLLVNNAGVAPKVRCDLLEATEESLDRLLAINLKGPFFLTQLAAAWMIEQTGSHPDRPKPKIVTITSISAYTASVNRGDYCLSKAGLSMLTPLFAERLAENGILVFEIRPGIIQSDMTAGVRDRYDRLIAEGLTPIRRWGTPEDVGKAVAAIASDAFPFSTGDVFNVDGGFHLRRL; encoded by the coding sequence ATGGCATCCACCTCGAATCCCGCTGCCCTCATCACCGGCGCTTCCCGGGGCATCGGACGCGGCATTGCTCTCGCCCTGGCGCAAACCGGCCATGACCTGCTGATCAACTACGCGCAGGATCAGAAAGCCGCCGAGCAAACCGCCGTCGATTGTCGGGCAGCGGCCGCCGCCCGGCAGCAACGCATCCGCGCGGAGATTTGCCAGAGCGACATCAGCCAAGCCAGCGACCGAGAGCGCCTGATCGCGGTCCATCGGGAACAGTTCGGCCGACTCGACCTGCTCGTGAACAACGCCGGAGTCGCCCCCAAAGTCCGCTGCGATCTGCTCGAAGCCACCGAGGAAAGCCTCGACCGCCTGCTGGCTATCAACCTCAAAGGGCCCTTCTTCCTAACTCAGCTGGCCGCCGCTTGGATGATCGAGCAGACCGGGTCACATCCAGATCGCCCCAAGCCCAAGATCGTCACCATCACGTCGATCAGCGCTTACACCGCGTCGGTCAATCGGGGTGACTATTGCCTCAGCAAGGCCGGCCTCAGCATGCTCACTCCGCTGTTCGCGGAGAGGCTCGCCGAAAACGGCATCCTCGTGTTCGAGATTCGACCAGGAATCATCCAATCCGACATGACCGCCGGGGTGCGCGATCGCTACGATCGCCTCATCGCCGAGGGACTTACCCCCATCCGCCGATGGGGGACGCCCGAGGATGTCGGCAAAGCGGTCGCAGCCATCGCCAGCGATGCATTTCCCTTCAGTACCGGCGACGTCTTCAACGTCGATGGCGGATTTCATTTGCGACGTCTCTAA
- a CDS encoding methyltransferase: MNQPLNPAPDSHFRGWAKPGPVPPGLDAGIVVAEDESLDAISGHFRLLQLRKGHRFSTDDILAAWYGTSWCPTASRVLDLGSGVGTVGMIAAWRLPGAQFVTVEAQSESVGLARRSAAYNGLTDRYDIRLGDFRDAGVLSPTERFDLVLGSPPYFPLGSGVLGDHPQKVACRFEVRGDVRDYCLVAARHLAAGGFFALVFPSAPECLRRVVDAVAAANLVLVRRRSIVFREGDAPLIGLFGMMRRQDLPDSWGPEPWVEPDLVIRDAQGQIHPEYSAVKLAIGFPP; encoded by the coding sequence ATGAACCAGCCGCTTAATCCTGCTCCGGACAGCCATTTTCGGGGTTGGGCGAAGCCGGGACCAGTCCCGCCGGGATTGGACGCTGGTATTGTGGTGGCGGAGGACGAGAGTCTGGACGCCATCAGCGGGCACTTTAGACTGCTGCAATTGCGGAAGGGGCATCGGTTTTCCACCGATGACATTCTGGCAGCCTGGTATGGTACCAGTTGGTGTCCGACGGCATCCCGCGTCTTGGACCTGGGAAGCGGGGTCGGGACGGTTGGGATGATTGCGGCGTGGAGGCTGCCGGGAGCGCAGTTCGTAACGGTGGAGGCGCAGTCCGAGAGTGTCGGTCTCGCGCGACGGTCCGCTGCTTACAACGGGCTGACGGATCGCTATGACATTCGCCTGGGAGACTTCCGGGACGCGGGCGTGTTGTCGCCGACGGAGCGATTCGATTTGGTGCTGGGTAGCCCACCCTATTTTCCATTGGGCAGCGGAGTGCTGGGTGATCATCCGCAGAAGGTGGCTTGTCGGTTTGAGGTTCGAGGCGATGTTCGCGACTATTGCCTTGTGGCTGCGCGTCACTTGGCTGCCGGGGGCTTTTTTGCCTTGGTCTTTCCCTCGGCCCCGGAGTGCTTGCGGCGTGTGGTTGACGCCGTTGCGGCGGCGAATCTGGTTCTGGTGAGGCGGCGGTCCATTGTTTTCCGGGAGGGGGACGCGCCGCTGATCGGCCTCTTTGGCATGATGCGACGTCAGGACCTTCCGGACTCCTGGGGTCCGGAGCCCTGGGTTGAGCCGGACCTGGTCATTCGAGACGCCCAGGGTCAGATCCATCCCGAGTATTCTGCGGTGAAGTTGGCGATAGGATTTCCGCCCTAG
- a CDS encoding DUF1553 domain-containing protein, translated as MNLRGVILAWLTTTVLVSFLRGADTPGPAWESAYQARLQWWSLQPLLSHTVPPVQDRAWVRNFVDAFILSRLEQQGIKPSAAADRPTLARRLSFALTGLPPAPSTLDGFLHDESPRSLDTLIQSLMASPHFGEHWARHWMDVVHYSDTHGYEWDAPAKNAWRYRDYLTRAFNADVPIKQLLLEQLAGDLIAPRLDASGKFNEALIGPMALRLGERRHGDNAAAEGVTQEAVANMIDTVGKGFLGTTVACAQCHDHKLDAVGQRDFYSLAGIFMSTRWSVRCLDVVDPNLATLSQLREIKERIRIALAGLWSSSRPGLMSALARTYSTNSPPQRFPETLRDAWLSFSTQAPTREAFLTEHRRRQKANQENLRLLADFTQEAGENGWRWEGLGMKHGLVNHGELVIREDGNEAVRHLLPAGRWSHVWSPRLAGALRSPLFEPGSIQTFSMELAAGAFAAHAMIVDQAFHSERMQFLDAPYPIWKTWTAGQFDTLEGGMDKVPRRSYLELATKSLNNYFPPRTAYGGFQESDATDERSWFGATRIYQHAAGHGPQNDLQRFLPLFDSKADWTNRFADLILTAVHAWSQGSCTADDVQLINEALQLQWLPQALSADASLDREVELYRRVEKKIQTDTTIGSAEEWAEARDERLGVRGSYTELGETVPRGNIRFLTQPSPPKNTAQSSGRLELARSMTEDSNPLTARVFVNRVWHHLFGEGLVRTPDDFGHLGEKPSHPELLDALALRFMQEGWSLKRLITLLVTSATWQQSSRPAERALVVDPENRLWHHRPALRLEAEAIRDNLLAVAGSLDPRLYGPPIDPYRTAQDPAKRLFSGPLDGLGRRSLYTKMTLMEPPRFLALFNQPIPKLTAGRRDTTQVPDQALALLNDPFVQTMARQWGARISREAQSDTRLQVQALLFKALGRPAHPEEADRLLRLAERSAELRGVNPSDLPSSQPVWQDVVHALFNLTEFIHVY; from the coding sequence ATGAATCTGCGCGGTGTCATTCTCGCCTGGCTGACAACGACCGTTCTGGTCTCGTTTCTGCGAGGCGCAGACACACCAGGCCCAGCCTGGGAAAGCGCATACCAGGCGCGCTTGCAATGGTGGAGTCTCCAACCCCTGCTCTCTCACACCGTCCCGCCCGTCCAGGACCGCGCCTGGGTCAGAAACTTTGTGGATGCGTTCATCTTGTCCCGACTGGAGCAACAGGGGATCAAGCCGTCAGCCGCCGCCGACCGCCCCACCCTCGCCCGCCGGCTCAGTTTTGCGCTCACCGGCCTCCCTCCCGCCCCGTCAACGCTCGATGGTTTCCTGCACGATGAGTCGCCTCGATCGCTGGACACCCTCATTCAATCCCTGATGGCCAGCCCCCACTTTGGCGAACACTGGGCTCGCCACTGGATGGACGTGGTCCACTATTCCGATACCCACGGTTACGAATGGGACGCGCCGGCGAAAAATGCCTGGCGCTACCGAGACTACCTCACCCGGGCCTTCAATGCGGATGTTCCGATCAAGCAACTCCTGCTGGAACAATTGGCCGGGGACCTGATCGCGCCCCGGCTGGATGCGAGCGGAAAGTTCAACGAAGCGCTGATCGGTCCCATGGCGCTCCGACTCGGTGAGCGTCGGCACGGCGACAATGCCGCGGCCGAAGGCGTCACGCAGGAGGCCGTCGCGAACATGATCGACACCGTTGGGAAGGGATTCCTCGGCACCACGGTCGCCTGCGCCCAGTGCCACGATCACAAGCTGGATGCCGTCGGCCAGCGCGACTTCTACTCCCTCGCCGGCATCTTCATGAGCACGCGCTGGAGCGTGCGCTGCCTGGACGTGGTGGACCCTAATCTGGCAACTCTCTCCCAGCTTCGGGAAATCAAAGAACGAATCCGGATCGCCCTCGCCGGCCTGTGGTCGAGTTCGCGTCCCGGCTTAATGAGCGCGCTCGCCAGGACCTACTCGACCAACTCCCCGCCGCAACGGTTTCCAGAGACACTGCGCGATGCCTGGTTGAGCTTCTCCACCCAGGCTCCCACCCGCGAAGCCTTCCTGACCGAGCACCGGCGTCGGCAGAAAGCGAATCAGGAAAATCTTCGACTGCTCGCCGACTTCACTCAGGAGGCCGGTGAGAACGGGTGGCGCTGGGAAGGTCTAGGCATGAAGCACGGCCTGGTGAACCACGGGGAGTTGGTCATCCGAGAAGACGGGAATGAGGCCGTCCGTCACCTGCTCCCCGCCGGACGATGGTCCCATGTTTGGAGCCCCCGCCTGGCAGGAGCGCTCCGCAGCCCCCTTTTCGAACCGGGTTCGATACAGACGTTCTCCATGGAGCTGGCCGCCGGCGCGTTTGCGGCCCATGCCATGATCGTTGATCAAGCGTTTCACTCGGAGCGGATGCAGTTTCTAGACGCGCCGTACCCGATCTGGAAAACCTGGACCGCCGGTCAATTCGACACCTTGGAAGGCGGGATGGACAAGGTTCCACGACGCTCCTACCTGGAACTGGCTACGAAGTCCTTGAACAACTACTTCCCGCCGCGCACTGCCTACGGCGGCTTCCAGGAATCCGATGCGACTGATGAACGATCCTGGTTCGGTGCCACCCGGATCTACCAGCACGCCGCCGGTCACGGTCCACAAAACGATCTCCAGCGATTTCTCCCGTTGTTCGACTCCAAGGCCGACTGGACGAACCGTTTCGCCGATCTGATCCTGACCGCCGTCCATGCCTGGAGCCAGGGCTCCTGCACTGCGGACGATGTGCAGTTGATCAACGAAGCGTTGCAGCTACAGTGGCTCCCCCAAGCTCTCTCCGCGGACGCAAGCCTGGACCGCGAGGTCGAGCTTTACCGTCGGGTCGAAAAAAAGATCCAAACCGACACGACGATCGGATCGGCCGAGGAGTGGGCGGAGGCGCGGGACGAGCGTCTTGGAGTTCGAGGATCGTACACCGAACTCGGGGAAACCGTGCCGCGCGGCAACATCCGCTTCTTGACGCAGCCTTCCCCCCCAAAAAACACAGCACAGAGCAGCGGCCGGCTGGAACTGGCCCGCAGCATGACCGAGGACAGCAACCCGCTCACCGCGCGCGTCTTCGTCAACCGAGTCTGGCACCATCTCTTTGGAGAGGGCTTGGTCCGCACACCCGACGACTTCGGTCATTTGGGGGAAAAGCCTTCGCATCCAGAGCTGCTCGATGCCTTGGCGCTTCGATTCATGCAAGAAGGCTGGTCGCTCAAACGACTGATCACCCTCTTGGTCACCTCGGCGACCTGGCAACAAAGCTCCCGTCCCGCGGAGCGAGCGCTGGTCGTCGACCCGGAAAACCGGCTGTGGCATCATCGGCCGGCGCTGCGCCTCGAGGCCGAGGCGATACGCGACAACCTGCTCGCCGTGGCCGGGAGTTTGGACCCGCGCCTGTATGGGCCGCCCATCGATCCCTACCGCACCGCGCAAGACCCCGCCAAGAGACTGTTCAGCGGTCCCCTGGATGGATTGGGACGCCGGAGCCTCTACACCAAAATGACCCTGATGGAACCGCCGAGGTTCCTGGCGCTCTTCAACCAGCCGATTCCCAAGCTCACCGCGGGCCGACGGGATACCACCCAGGTCCCGGACCAGGCGCTGGCGCTGCTCAACGACCCCTTCGTCCAGACCATGGCCAGGCAGTGGGGCGCCCGGATTTCCCGGGAAGCCCAGTCGGATACCCGCCTGCAGGTGCAGGCGCTCCTTTTCAAGGCGCTGGGCCGACCAGCTCATCCAGAAGAGGCCGATCGCCTGCTCCGCCTGGCTGAGCGCTCGGCGGAGCTGCGCGGGGTGAACCCTTCCGACCTGCCGTCCAGCCAGCCGGTCTGGCAGGATGTCGTCCACGCCCTGTTCAATTTAACGGAGTTTATTCATGTCTATTGA
- a CDS encoding COX15/CtaA family protein: MMGSEHNIWLKRFAVFAAVNTLLLIGIGGLVTSKGAGMAVPDWPTSYGYNMFFLPFHLWKGGIFYEHSHRLFASWVGFLTVVLAVWLWVKDKRVWLRRLGFLAVGLVILQGVLGGLRVVWFKDYIGIFHAALAQGFLALLAAIALFCTRFWQRLGTSGISLHVRNWMVVAVAGIFLQLLLGAAMRHQHSGLAVPDFPLAYGQLYPPTDPEFLHRINQEHAEVTITPLQIHLHMAHRIGALSLLVLSAWVTFRIGRRVGGHAPGLRQGLLAWQGLIWVQAILGACTVWTGKAADIATLHVVVGAVVLVTSVILALVAHRLARPGVDGGPGLAPSTLFPTASAPVASRSRTLAGAVHSR, from the coding sequence ATGATGGGTTCAGAACACAATATCTGGTTAAAGCGATTCGCGGTCTTTGCGGCGGTCAATACTCTCTTGTTGATCGGCATCGGTGGCTTGGTGACCAGCAAAGGGGCAGGCATGGCGGTGCCCGACTGGCCCACGAGCTATGGTTACAACATGTTTTTCCTGCCTTTCCACCTGTGGAAGGGGGGGATCTTCTACGAACACAGCCATCGCCTGTTTGCTTCGTGGGTGGGTTTCCTTACGGTGGTTCTGGCGGTGTGGCTTTGGGTGAAGGACAAACGTGTCTGGCTGCGTCGCTTGGGGTTTCTGGCGGTGGGACTGGTGATTCTCCAAGGCGTGTTGGGTGGGCTGCGGGTCGTGTGGTTTAAGGATTATATCGGAATATTTCATGCTGCTCTGGCGCAAGGGTTTCTGGCGCTTTTGGCGGCCATTGCTTTGTTCTGTACCCGGTTTTGGCAGCGGTTGGGAACCTCCGGGATCTCGCTGCACGTTCGAAATTGGATGGTTGTTGCGGTGGCGGGCATTTTCCTTCAACTCCTGTTGGGGGCAGCCATGCGCCATCAGCACTCGGGTCTCGCGGTTCCTGACTTTCCGTTGGCTTATGGGCAGCTGTATCCGCCCACGGACCCTGAGTTTCTGCATCGAATCAACCAGGAGCATGCCGAAGTTACGATCACTCCTCTCCAAATTCATTTGCACATGGCACACCGCATTGGCGCGTTGAGTTTGCTGGTGCTGAGCGCCTGGGTCACTTTTCGGATTGGACGCCGTGTCGGCGGCCATGCTCCTGGTTTGCGGCAGGGCTTGCTGGCTTGGCAGGGCTTGATTTGGGTGCAGGCCATTTTGGGGGCCTGTACCGTGTGGACCGGCAAAGCGGCGGATATCGCCACACTCCATGTCGTGGTCGGCGCGGTGGTGTTGGTGACAAGCGTCATTCTGGCCCTGGTCGCCCATCGGTTGGCGCGGCCCGGAGTCGATGGCGGTCCGGGCCTGGCTCCGTCGACTCTGTTCCCCACAGCCTCCGCCCCGGTGGCTTCCCGATCTCGAACACTGGCAGGGGCGGTTCACTCGAGATGA
- a CDS encoding alanine--glyoxylate aminotransferase family protein: protein MQTPAAFQPSSRLLMGPGPSMVPASVLESMGKPVLGHLDPEFIKMMEELKGMLRQVFQTSNDMTFPVSGTGSAGMEFCFVNLIEPGDEVIVGVNGVFGMRMAEVAERCGAKVTKVEAPWGRIIEPGAISDALTRVSRPKLVAVVHAETSTGALTPVEEISKLAHDAGALFVLDTVTSLGGCPVKLDEWRVDAVYSGTQKCLSCPPGLSPVSLSPRALEVATHRQRKVQSWYLDVNLLAAYWGQDRVYHHTAPISMNYALHEALRLTLEEGLSARFLRHEQCCQYLKRGLAELGLQIVSQEGHQLWQLNAVGVPSGLDEAALRKRMLLEFGIELGAGLGPLKGKIIRIGLMGETARTANVDRLLSALRTCLGK, encoded by the coding sequence ATGCAAACACCTGCTGCTTTTCAGCCGTCGTCGCGTCTCTTGATGGGACCGGGACCGAGCATGGTTCCGGCCTCGGTTCTGGAGTCGATGGGCAAGCCTGTCCTGGGACATCTGGATCCCGAGTTCATCAAGATGATGGAAGAACTGAAGGGGATGTTGCGGCAGGTGTTTCAGACGTCGAACGACATGACATTCCCCGTGAGCGGTACGGGGAGCGCGGGGATGGAGTTCTGCTTTGTGAATCTCATTGAACCGGGCGACGAGGTCATCGTGGGGGTTAATGGTGTCTTTGGGATGCGTATGGCCGAAGTGGCCGAACGCTGTGGAGCCAAGGTGACCAAGGTGGAGGCTCCCTGGGGACGCATTATAGAACCGGGGGCAATCAGCGACGCCTTGACACGCGTGTCTCGGCCCAAGTTGGTCGCCGTCGTCCATGCCGAAACGTCCACCGGTGCGCTCACGCCGGTGGAGGAAATCTCGAAACTGGCCCACGACGCCGGGGCTCTCTTCGTTCTGGATACGGTAACCTCCTTAGGGGGCTGTCCGGTGAAGCTCGACGAGTGGCGGGTGGACGCGGTTTACAGCGGGACGCAGAAGTGCCTGAGCTGCCCGCCTGGACTGTCTCCGGTGTCGTTAAGCCCTCGCGCGTTGGAAGTGGCTACGCATCGGCAGCGTAAAGTGCAGAGCTGGTATTTGGATGTGAATTTGCTGGCGGCGTATTGGGGACAGGATCGGGTTTATCATCACACCGCTCCTATCTCGATGAACTATGCGTTGCATGAAGCGCTGCGACTGACTTTGGAAGAGGGGTTGTCGGCACGGTTCCTTCGTCATGAGCAGTGCTGCCAGTACCTGAAGCGGGGGCTTGCTGAGCTGGGACTGCAAATTGTGTCGCAGGAAGGCCATCAACTTTGGCAATTGAACGCGGTGGGGGTGCCGTCGGGGTTGGACGAGGCGGCCTTGCGCAAGCGGATGCTGCTGGAGTTTGGAATCGAGCTGGGCGCCGGACTGGGGCCGTTGAAGGGCAAGATCATCCGGATAGGTTTGATGGGAGAGACTGCACGCACCGCCAATGTCGACCGGCTTCTGAGCGCCTTGCGGACCTGCCTCGGCAAGTAG